A stretch of the Planctomycetota bacterium genome encodes the following:
- a CDS encoding aminotransferase class III-fold pyridoxal phosphate-dependent enzyme codes for MKRASQLTFNPSAPVLVTELPGPKAQAWVARDRQRLSPSYTRDYPLVAASGSGCTIEDVDGNRFLDFTAGIAVTSTGHCHPEVVGAIAQQAERLIHMSGTDFYYAPEIELAERLAGLAPAGCEWRVFFTNSGAETNEAALKLARWHTGRQRIIAFNGAFHGRTCGALSISGSKAVHSRGFGPLLAGVHRLPFDCTRAELNQLLATSAPAEEVAAIFVEPMQGEGGYRPASPEFLPMLREVCDQHGIMLVVDEVQSGMGRTGRWFAFQHWNIVPDMISSAKGIASGLPLGALIAKAEIMDWPPGAHASTFGGNPVSCAASLKTIELIEHEFLTAAAVRGAQLRAALEGLAAEFSCIVRPRGLGLMQAVDVVGPQGDDRVRRDAIIQATFRRGLLMLGCGSVGLRFCPALCVTAEQINTAMQILREAIREVL; via the coding sequence ATGAAACGCGCCAGCCAACTCACATTCAATCCCTCGGCGCCGGTCCTGGTGACCGAGTTGCCCGGCCCCAAGGCCCAGGCCTGGGTGGCTCGCGATCGGCAGCGGCTTAGCCCTTCGTACACTCGCGACTATCCGCTGGTCGCGGCCAGCGGCTCGGGCTGCACCATCGAAGACGTCGACGGGAACCGGTTCCTCGACTTCACCGCCGGCATTGCCGTGACCTCGACCGGTCATTGCCATCCCGAGGTGGTCGGGGCCATTGCGCAGCAGGCCGAGCGGCTGATCCACATGTCCGGGACCGATTTCTACTACGCCCCCGAAATTGAACTGGCCGAGCGGCTGGCGGGGCTCGCGCCGGCAGGCTGCGAGTGGCGCGTCTTCTTCACGAACAGCGGCGCCGAGACCAACGAGGCGGCCCTCAAGCTGGCCCGGTGGCACACGGGCCGCCAGCGGATCATCGCGTTCAACGGCGCGTTTCACGGGCGGACATGTGGCGCGCTGTCGATCTCGGGGTCCAAGGCGGTCCATTCGCGCGGGTTTGGGCCGCTTTTGGCCGGTGTGCATCGCTTGCCGTTCGATTGCACGCGGGCCGAGTTGAATCAATTGCTGGCCACGTCGGCGCCGGCCGAGGAAGTGGCGGCAATCTTTGTCGAACCGATGCAAGGGGAAGGGGGGTATCGGCCTGCTTCGCCCGAGTTCTTGCCGATGCTCCGCGAGGTGTGCGACCAACACGGGATCATGCTGGTGGTCGACGAGGTGCAATCGGGCATGGGGCGCACCGGCCGCTGGTTTGCCTTTCAGCACTGGAACATCGTCCCCGATATGATCAGTTCGGCCAAGGGAATCGCCAGCGGACTGCCGCTGGGAGCTTTGATCGCTAAAGCCGAAATCATGGACTGGCCGCCGGGGGCTCACGCCTCGACATTTGGCGGCAACCCGGTGAGCTGTGCCGCATCGCTCAAGACGATTGAGTTAATCGAGCACGAGTTCCTGACCGCCGCGGCTGTCCGAGGGGCGCAGCTGCGCGCCGCTTTGGAAGGATTGGCCGCCGAGTTTTCCTGCATCGTGCGGCCACGTGGGCTGGGGTTGATGCAAGCCGTCGACGTGGTCGGCCCGCAAGGTGACGACCGAGTGCGGCGCGACGCGATCATTCAGGCCACATTCCGCCGCGGGCTGCTGATGCTAGGCTGTGGCAGCGTTGGGCTGCGATTCTGTCCAGCGCTGTGCGTGACCGCCGAGCAGATCAACACGGCGATGCAGATTCTGCGCGAAGCAATTCGCGAAGTGCTTTAA
- a CDS encoding Gfo/Idh/MocA family oxidoreductase — protein MRKVRWGVLGVAKIATLKVIPAMQRGQGIEIVGIASRSLDRAQAAAEQLGIAKAYGSYEALLADPEIDAVYNPLPNHLHVPWSIRALEAGKHVLCEKPIALSVAEAETLVAAGRKFPRLKLMEAFMYRHHPQWVTARRMVNEGKIGALRTIQSLFTYYNRNADDVRNQSAIGGGGLMDIGCYPISLSRFIFGAEPTRVWGQVEIDPDFKTDRQASALLEFPAGSATFTCSTQLAPYQRVHICGTTGRIEIEIPFNAPPDRVCRLWYRSESGIEEITFPVCDQYTIQGELFSQAVLNDTPVPTPIEDAVANMRVIEAIRQSAAAGRAVP, from the coding sequence ATGCGTAAAGTCAGATGGGGCGTGCTCGGTGTGGCCAAGATCGCCACCCTCAAGGTCATTCCCGCCATGCAGCGCGGCCAGGGAATCGAAATCGTCGGCATCGCATCGCGCTCGCTCGATCGCGCCCAGGCGGCCGCCGAACAGCTTGGCATTGCGAAAGCGTACGGCTCGTACGAAGCTTTGCTGGCCGATCCCGAGATCGACGCTGTTTACAATCCACTTCCCAACCATCTGCACGTCCCCTGGTCGATACGCGCGCTCGAAGCCGGCAAACACGTGCTGTGCGAAAAGCCGATCGCGCTCAGCGTCGCCGAGGCCGAAACCCTGGTGGCCGCCGGCCGCAAGTTCCCCCGCTTGAAGCTGATGGAAGCCTTCATGTACCGGCATCATCCGCAATGGGTCACGGCCCGGCGGATGGTAAACGAGGGCAAGATCGGCGCGCTGCGGACGATTCAGTCCCTGTTCACCTACTACAACCGCAACGCGGATGACGTTCGTAACCAGTCGGCCATCGGCGGCGGCGGGCTGATGGACATCGGCTGCTATCCGATCTCGCTGTCGCGATTCATCTTCGGCGCTGAGCCGACGCGCGTCTGGGGTCAGGTTGAGATCGACCCCGACTTCAAAACCGATCGGCAGGCGTCGGCCCTGCTAGAGTTTCCGGCCGGTAGTGCAACATTCACGTGCAGCACGCAACTGGCGCCGTATCAGCGCGTGCATATCTGCGGCACGACGGGGCGGATAGAAATCGAGATTCCCTTCAACGCCCCGCCCGATCGCGTGTGCCGGCTCTGGTATCGGAGTGAAAGTGGCATTGAAGAGATCACGTTCCCGGTCTGTGACCAGTACACGATTCAGGGGGAACTGTTCTCGCAGGCGGTGCTCAACGATACGCCGGTGCCGACTCCCATCGAGGACGCCGTGGCGAACATGCGCGTGATCGAAGCGATTCGCCAATCGGCCGCCGCGGGACGCGCCGTACCGTAG
- the fliM gene encoding flagellar motor switch protein FliM, translating to MSGDVLSQAEVESLLTAMDASQRPTPQAATKRTAPTGAPTRPREKVTPYDFRRPERVGKEQMRALQTLHEGFGRNFGAALSGLLRAIVDVKLTSVDQLTYSEFVFSLENPTCFNLIKAEPLEGNLILDINPAVLYPIIDRLLGGGRETTAPTRRPLTEIELRLVSKIVGLFLDELHRAWENVLVLDLSVARVESNPQLVQIVPPNEVVVLISFEITLGDIRGMTNLCIPYNSIERIGNKLSTNNWTSYGRKTSTPETVANISSNLRGSLVEMVVELASTRISTSELIGLRVGDIIATDKDVKSPLTVHVQGVPKLLCKAGAFKGRAAVCIEQHVEGAKK from the coding sequence ATGAGCGGCGACGTTCTCAGCCAGGCCGAAGTTGAAAGTCTGCTGACGGCCATGGACGCCAGTCAGCGTCCCACTCCCCAGGCCGCCACCAAACGGACGGCGCCGACCGGCGCTCCCACGCGCCCGCGCGAAAAAGTCACGCCCTACGATTTCCGCCGCCCCGAGCGCGTGGGCAAAGAACAAATGCGCGCGTTGCAGACCCTGCACGAAGGGTTCGGTCGCAATTTCGGCGCGGCGCTGTCGGGACTGTTGCGAGCGATTGTCGACGTCAAACTGACCAGCGTCGACCAGCTAACCTACAGCGAGTTCGTCTTCAGCCTGGAAAACCCTACCTGTTTCAATCTGATCAAGGCCGAGCCGCTGGAAGGGAACCTGATCCTCGACATCAACCCCGCAGTTCTCTATCCGATCATTGATCGCTTGCTCGGCGGTGGTCGCGAGACCACGGCCCCCACGCGCCGGCCGTTGACGGAAATCGAACTGCGATTGGTGAGCAAGATCGTCGGGCTGTTCCTCGACGAGTTGCACCGCGCCTGGGAAAACGTGCTGGTCCTCGATCTAAGCGTGGCCCGCGTGGAAAGTAATCCGCAGCTCGTGCAGATCGTCCCGCCGAACGAAGTCGTGGTGCTGATCAGTTTTGAAATCACGCTCGGCGACATTCGCGGGATGACGAACCTGTGCATCCCGTACAACTCGATCGAGCGAATCGGCAACAAACTCTCGACCAATAACTGGACCTCGTACGGTCGCAAGACGTCAACGCCCGAGACGGTGGCTAACATCTCTAGCAACCTGCGCGGCTCGCTGGTCGAGATGGTGGTCGAGCTGGCCTCGACGCGGATTTCGACCAGCGAGCTGATCGGGCTGCGCGTCGGGGACATCATCGCCACCGACAAGGACGTGAAATCGCCGCTGACGGTTCACGTGCAGGGAGTGCCGAAGCTGCTGTGCAAGGCCGGCGCGTTCAAGGGCCGCGCCGCCGTGTGCATTGAACAGCATGTCGAGGGAGCGAAGAAGTAG
- a CDS encoding aldehyde dehydrogenase family protein, with translation MASTTQAPWIGRVLIGGHWQAGGNGSTFENRNPAQADEVLGVYPRCKGSEAAAAIEAARAALPGWRRTSRIKRGECLAKLADLIERNVPELAAVLARESGKIFDEAKAEVIEGLHMVQYVIGTARQPTGSVVESEIEAKDLYIRRKPRGVVAVITPWNFPFAVPLWMIGPSLIEGNTVVFKPSEETPEIGQRLAHLCHEAGIPAGVLNLVHGLGEEVGEAIIQHDEVDVICFTGSYDVGAHIRQVAAKSDHKTCACEMGSKSAVIICQDARLDLAVPAAVLSAFKTTGQRCVSAGRVIVHRSLLHSFENEFVSRVQQLRFADPFEQGAFAGPLINQSALKKVEKYNELAHQEGADVLLDGERMTDAEHHAGWFMEPFVYRQEYKPGLRTIREEVFGPHLAIIPYDTDEEAVKIYNDTRYGLSMAVITEDYRRWRMFRDECEYGMGYVNLPCIGAEVHLPFGGVKRSGNGQPSAAALVDSVTHKISFTVNHAHGITMAQGMSSAVADAKQHNGKPSEKK, from the coding sequence ATGGCGTCAACCACTCAAGCTCCGTGGATCGGACGTGTGTTGATCGGCGGCCACTGGCAAGCCGGCGGCAATGGTTCGACCTTCGAGAATCGCAACCCGGCCCAGGCCGACGAGGTGCTGGGCGTCTATCCGCGCTGCAAGGGCAGCGAAGCCGCCGCCGCCATCGAGGCCGCCCGCGCGGCGTTGCCTGGCTGGCGACGCACCAGCCGGATCAAGCGCGGCGAGTGCCTGGCCAAGCTGGCCGACTTGATCGAGCGCAATGTGCCTGAACTGGCCGCCGTACTGGCCCGCGAAAGTGGCAAGATCTTCGACGAGGCCAAAGCCGAGGTGATCGAAGGACTGCACATGGTCCAGTACGTCATCGGTACCGCGCGCCAGCCGACCGGTTCGGTCGTCGAATCGGAGATCGAGGCCAAGGACCTGTACATTCGCCGCAAGCCGCGTGGTGTGGTGGCGGTAATCACGCCTTGGAACTTTCCCTTCGCGGTCCCGTTGTGGATGATCGGGCCGAGTCTGATCGAAGGGAACACCGTGGTGTTCAAGCCTTCGGAAGAAACGCCCGAGATCGGCCAGCGACTGGCCCACTTGTGTCACGAGGCGGGCATCCCGGCCGGCGTGCTGAACCTGGTGCATGGCCTGGGGGAAGAAGTCGGCGAGGCGATCATCCAGCACGACGAAGTCGACGTGATCTGCTTCACCGGCAGTTACGATGTCGGCGCGCACATTCGCCAAGTCGCCGCCAAGAGCGATCACAAGACGTGCGCCTGCGAGATGGGCTCGAAAAGCGCGGTCATCATCTGCCAGGACGCGAGGCTCGATCTGGCGGTGCCTGCCGCCGTGCTGAGCGCCTTCAAGACCACGGGCCAGCGCTGCGTGTCGGCTGGCCGGGTGATTGTTCATCGGAGCTTGCTGCACTCGTTCGAGAACGAATTCGTCTCGCGCGTGCAGCAATTGCGATTTGCCGATCCGTTCGAGCAAGGGGCGTTTGCCGGCCCGCTGATCAACCAATCGGCGCTGAAGAAAGTCGAGAAATACAACGAGTTGGCCCACCAGGAAGGGGCGGATGTGCTGTTGGACGGCGAGCGGATGACCGACGCCGAGCATCACGCCGGCTGGTTCATGGAACCGTTTGTCTATCGCCAGGAATACAAGCCGGGCTTGCGCACGATTCGCGAAGAGGTCTTCGGCCCGCATCTGGCTATCATTCCTTACGACACCGACGAGGAAGCGGTCAAGATTTACAATGACACGCGCTACGGGCTGTCGATGGCCGTGATTACCGAAGATTACCGCCGCTGGCGCATGTTTCGCGACGAATGCGAGTACGGCATGGGGTACGTCAACCTGCCGTGCATCGGCGCCGAGGTTCACTTGCCCTTTGGCGGCGTCAAGCGCAGCGGCAACGGCCAGCCGTCGGCCGCGGCCCTGGTCGACTCGGTGACGCACAAGATTTCGTTCACGGTGAACCACGCCCACGGCATCACGATGGCCCAAGGCATGAGTTCCGCCGTGGCCGACGCGAAGCAGCACAACGGCAAGCCAAGCGAGAAGAAATGA
- a CDS encoding FAD-dependent oxidoreductase has product MPENVVIIGSGPAAWSAAIYAARAELQPLVYEGTIKPDMVPLGQLAFTTEVENYPGFPVGNVRALVETAIAAERQYVLPPAPKGHEKNGQPHYAVQGTELVALMKEQAINFGTRVVGDDIERVDFSRRPFKLSAAAGETVEALSVIIATGAKANYLGLPSEEAYKNRGVSACAVCDGALPRFRNKPLVVVGGGDSAVEEASYLTKFASKVVMVHRRDQLRASKIMAERAKNNPKIEFAWNSVLEEVCGNDKEGVTSVTLGNVNTKKSSDYPASGVFLAIGHTPNTEFLGGQLEMNDKQYIKLTTAQRTYTSVPGVFAAGDVADDYYRQAITSAGSGCMAALDAERFLAEHH; this is encoded by the coding sequence TTGCCTGAAAACGTCGTGATTATCGGGAGCGGCCCGGCCGCCTGGTCAGCCGCCATCTATGCCGCGCGTGCCGAGTTGCAACCGTTGGTCTATGAAGGGACGATCAAGCCCGACATGGTGCCGCTGGGGCAATTGGCATTCACGACCGAGGTGGAGAACTACCCCGGCTTCCCGGTGGGCAATGTTCGCGCGCTGGTCGAAACGGCTATCGCTGCGGAGCGGCAATACGTCCTGCCGCCGGCCCCCAAGGGTCACGAAAAGAATGGCCAGCCTCACTACGCGGTCCAAGGGACCGAACTGGTCGCGCTGATGAAGGAACAGGCGATCAACTTTGGCACCCGAGTGGTCGGCGACGACATCGAGCGCGTCGACTTCAGCCGGCGGCCGTTCAAGCTGTCTGCCGCGGCGGGCGAAACGGTCGAAGCCTTGTCCGTCATTATCGCCACGGGGGCCAAGGCGAACTACCTGGGCCTGCCCAGCGAAGAAGCGTACAAGAATCGGGGCGTCAGCGCCTGTGCCGTATGCGACGGCGCATTGCCGCGCTTTCGCAACAAGCCGTTGGTGGTGGTCGGCGGTGGCGACTCGGCCGTGGAAGAGGCGTCGTATCTGACGAAGTTCGCCAGCAAGGTGGTCATGGTCCACCGGCGTGATCAATTGCGTGCGTCCAAGATCATGGCCGAGCGGGCCAAGAACAACCCCAAGATCGAATTCGCCTGGAACAGCGTGCTGGAAGAAGTCTGCGGCAATGACAAGGAAGGGGTCACGTCGGTCACCCTCGGCAATGTGAACACCAAGAAGTCGAGCGATTACCCGGCCAGCGGTGTGTTCCTGGCCATCGGCCACACGCCGAATACCGAGTTCCTGGGCGGTCAGTTGGAGATGAACGACAAGCAGTACATCAAGCTCACCACCGCTCAGCGAACCTACACCAGCGTGCCGGGGGTGTTTGCCGCTGGGGACGTTGCCGACGACTACTATCGCCAGGCGATCACCAGCGCGGGCAGCGGCTGTATGGCGGCTCTGGATGCTGAACGTTTCCTGGCCGAGCATCACTAA
- a CDS encoding glutamate-5-semialdehyde dehydrogenase — MAIAESKSLSDYCLQLGQQAAAAASALAQTSPAVKQAWLRLAAQKLRANQARLIAANERDVEAAPTYGLTPAEIDRLRLTPKVLESMAVGLEQVAALPDPIGEIIESSIRPNGLELQKVRVPLGVVLFIYESRPNVTSDAAAICVKSGNAVILRGGKEALHSNQAVAALLSEAAAETGLPANAVQMVSTTDREAVGHLLKLDRYINLAIPRGGEGLIRRVAAEARMPVIKHYTGNCHVYVDASADLDMAETILVNSKCHRLGVCNAAESLVVHSNVAKRFLPRAAKALTERGIEIRGDAQTCLLVPGAKPATDDDYRTEYLGPIISSVVVDSLDEAIEHINQYSSQHTEAIVTNDLAAARAFAARIDSSAVMVNASTRFNDGFEFGLGAEIGISTDKFHARGPCGINELTSYKYVVYGNGQIRS; from the coding sequence ATGGCCATTGCTGAATCCAAGTCGTTGTCAGATTATTGCTTACAGCTCGGGCAACAGGCCGCCGCTGCCGCCTCGGCCCTGGCCCAGACCAGCCCCGCGGTCAAGCAGGCCTGGCTCCGTTTGGCCGCCCAGAAGCTGCGGGCGAATCAGGCCCGTTTGATCGCGGCCAACGAACGCGATGTGGAAGCGGCGCCGACTTACGGACTGACGCCGGCTGAGATCGACCGCCTGCGGCTGACGCCCAAGGTGCTCGAATCGATGGCCGTCGGCTTGGAACAAGTCGCGGCCCTGCCGGATCCGATCGGCGAGATCATCGAAAGCTCGATCCGCCCGAACGGCCTCGAGCTGCAAAAGGTCCGCGTTCCGCTGGGCGTGGTGCTGTTCATCTATGAATCGCGTCCAAACGTCACCTCGGACGCGGCGGCCATTTGCGTGAAGAGCGGCAACGCCGTGATTCTGCGCGGCGGCAAGGAAGCGCTCCACTCCAATCAAGCCGTCGCCGCCCTGTTGTCCGAAGCGGCCGCCGAAACCGGGCTGCCGGCGAATGCCGTGCAAATGGTTTCGACGACCGATCGCGAGGCGGTTGGCCATCTGCTGAAACTCGATCGATACATCAACCTGGCAATTCCGCGCGGCGGCGAAGGCCTGATTCGCCGCGTGGCTGCCGAAGCGCGAATGCCGGTCATCAAGCATTACACCGGCAATTGCCACGTCTATGTCGACGCCTCGGCCGATCTGGACATGGCCGAGACGATTCTGGTCAATTCCAAGTGCCATCGGCTCGGCGTCTGCAACGCCGCCGAATCATTGGTCGTTCATAGCAACGTCGCCAAGCGGTTCCTGCCGCGCGCGGCCAAGGCGCTGACCGAGCGCGGCATTGAAATCCGCGGTGACGCGCAGACTTGCCTGCTCGTTCCCGGGGCCAAGCCGGCGACCGACGACGATTATCGAACCGAATACCTGGGGCCGATCATTTCGAGCGTGGTCGTCGATTCGCTCGACGAGGCGATCGAGCACATCAACCAGTACAGTTCGCAACACACCGAAGCGATCGTCACGAACGACCTGGCGGCGGCCCGGGCTTTCGCGGCGCGGATCGACAGCTCGGCGGTGATGGTCAACGCCAGCACCCGATTTAACGATGGATTCGAATTCGGGCTGGGTGCCGAAATCGGTATCAGCACCGACAAGTTTCACGCCCGCGGACCGTGCGGGATCAACGAACTGACCAGCTACAAGTACGTGGTCTACGGCAACGGCCAGATACGCAGTTAG